Proteins found in one Actinokineospora alba genomic segment:
- the phoU gene encoding phosphate signaling complex protein PhoU, with amino-acid sequence MREAYHSELGVLADQLAAMCSMVAEAMELATRALLDANLTIAEQVISGDEKIDDARSACEEHAYSLLALQAPVATDLRTVLAAIHAAESLERMGDLALHVAKAARRRHPAPVLPDDVRGYFAELGRVTVQLARKAEVIIRTQDVEAARALEDDDDVVDDLHRHLFTVIMDKEWQHGVPSAVDVTLLGRFYERYADHAVSVAKRVVFVVTGRMPGSVSEDDDL; translated from the coding sequence ATGCGTGAGGCTTACCATTCCGAACTCGGCGTACTCGCCGACCAGCTCGCGGCCATGTGTTCGATGGTCGCCGAGGCCATGGAGCTCGCCACGCGCGCGCTGCTCGACGCCAACCTGACCATCGCCGAACAGGTGATCAGCGGCGACGAGAAGATCGACGACGCCCGCTCCGCCTGCGAGGAGCACGCCTACTCGCTGCTCGCGCTGCAGGCGCCCGTCGCGACCGACCTGCGCACCGTGCTCGCGGCCATCCACGCCGCCGAGAGCCTGGAGCGCATGGGCGACCTCGCGCTGCACGTGGCCAAGGCCGCGCGGCGCAGGCACCCCGCGCCGGTGCTCCCCGACGACGTGCGCGGCTACTTCGCCGAGCTGGGCCGGGTCACCGTGCAGCTCGCGCGCAAGGCCGAGGTCATCATCCGCACCCAGGACGTCGAGGCCGCCCGCGCGCTCGAGGACGACGACGACGTCGTCGACGACCTGCACCGGCACCTGTTCACGGTGATCATGGACAAGGAGTGGCAGCACGGCGTGCCGTCGGCGGTCGACGTCACCCTGCTCGGGCGCTTCTACGAGCGCTACGCCGACCACGCGGTGTCCGTGGCCAAGCGGGTCGTGTTCGTGGTGACCGGCCGGATGCCCGGCTCGGTCAGCGAAGACGACGACCTGTAG
- a CDS encoding LCP family protein has translation MRDDLDPDSGRATQGGKRRAPEPDEAPRRRRRSMEASGGVSVSDLVERHTGSRTNLQPVPPPHRPAEKPADPPAPQYVAPPEPPAKHGTGEFPAGPAADVAPHAPRTGRRRAVEEDPRPNLADAFGRPQPEPPPRAVEPPAPPRAILHAPIPADLAVPPTGADPRRPLPVEQVHRIVEVKPEEPTRRPEPRRADVGQHSIPMAPVVAPRPVASPQGPRQAEPRPIPMDPAPRPADVPYGEQRTGSRPIPVDPPQGHRQADPRPIPMDPAPRPDVNHRGEQPGDVQRTGARPIPMDPAPGRRPGDSGPLPRGPRPTGAVDPAHRTGARPIPAEPHRPPGQNSGHRLPPGPQGNGYRPADPNAQQGNGYRPAPQGGYQPTGGHERPVPSDSPQGYRPAPQNPGYRPDASHEGEPGGRRGPFPGQAPGNRGGEHPMDPAGRGSRPLPVDPRGPRPADGMPPRGPMPTGAGSVDAILSGRQPAGDTGSHPRPRPDADIGQATGHYPPPGQDSLPGNQSRPMIPRQLPPGQSSMPPRPDVAEAPKPSAPAVPPEELIGMTTEMEAIGEHTQKRRRVDQTLARFSKVHDELKAEERARKSKFSKLNPWAAQDAELDEHLEELAMVPGEPTALVASVGVVGPDATNTADPGEAGDEPPAGTRLQEKKVRKQTQSSKIAKIVAGVMAALVFLSSAVGWGFQKWADDKIPNVRGLDLNSKSIQNPEAQRGDENFLLVGSDSREGAAGEDGVGSADKVPGARSDTMMIAHVPADRSRVVIVSFPRDLEIKRPECERFDSKTATYTGERVPGQKIAKMNTAYQVGGPLCATKVVQEISGLRITRFVGIDFNGFKGMVDAVEGVNVCVEKPMYDTFLKKWIVKDAGKAVELRGDQALDFVRARHVQGDITSDYGRIKRQQRFLSSLLRKAMSSQVLLDPGKLTDFATSFAEATFGDNIDIEALLGLGQSMQGLEAGRVTFVTVPTVGDANERGNEVLLQEPTNALFRAIVNDQPLPGEKPAGSQPPTSGSQQALPQSAPLRQQGPVDPKTLKIQVLNGGNTTGRIAAKTADKLTALGYQVVNVNAGPAVPKTVVRYGKGKEAEAKTLASSVPGAVLEEDAASVGAIVLIIGPEYKGEVVAPTGQAQPTPEKLPANLSTVNGGDVACA, from the coding sequence GTGCGCGACGATCTCGACCCCGACTCCGGACGTGCGACTCAGGGTGGCAAACGACGTGCTCCCGAACCCGACGAGGCGCCCCGCCGCAGGCGCCGGTCGATGGAGGCGTCCGGCGGGGTCAGCGTCTCGGACCTCGTAGAGCGGCACACCGGGTCGCGAACGAATCTCCAGCCCGTGCCGCCGCCGCACAGACCGGCGGAGAAACCCGCCGACCCGCCCGCACCCCAGTACGTCGCACCTCCTGAGCCCCCGGCCAAGCACGGCACAGGTGAGTTCCCGGCAGGCCCCGCCGCCGATGTCGCACCGCACGCCCCTCGCACCGGCCGCCGCCGCGCCGTCGAGGAGGATCCCCGCCCCAACCTCGCCGACGCCTTCGGCCGCCCCCAGCCCGAGCCGCCGCCGCGCGCGGTCGAGCCGCCGGCACCGCCGCGCGCGATCCTGCACGCCCCCATCCCGGCGGACCTCGCCGTCCCGCCGACCGGCGCCGACCCGCGCAGGCCGCTGCCGGTCGAGCAGGTGCACCGCATCGTCGAGGTCAAGCCGGAGGAACCCACGCGGCGACCAGAGCCGCGACGCGCCGACGTCGGCCAGCACTCGATCCCGATGGCGCCCGTCGTCGCACCGCGGCCGGTCGCGTCCCCGCAGGGTCCCCGGCAGGCGGAACCCCGCCCGATCCCGATGGACCCGGCGCCCCGGCCCGCGGACGTTCCCTATGGCGAGCAGCGCACCGGCTCCCGGCCCATCCCGGTGGACCCGCCCCAGGGCCACCGGCAGGCCGATCCCCGTCCGATCCCCATGGACCCCGCGCCCCGCCCCGACGTGAACCACCGCGGCGAGCAGCCCGGCGACGTCCAGCGCACCGGCGCCCGTCCGATTCCCATGGACCCCGCGCCCGGCCGCAGGCCCGGCGACTCGGGCCCGCTTCCGCGCGGACCGCGGCCGACCGGCGCTGTCGACCCGGCCCACCGCACCGGAGCCCGGCCGATCCCCGCGGAGCCCCACCGTCCCCCGGGCCAGAACAGCGGCCACCGCCTGCCTCCCGGCCCCCAGGGCAACGGGTACCGACCCGCCGATCCGAATGCCCAGCAGGGCAACGGGTACCGGCCCGCCCCGCAAGGCGGCTACCAGCCGACTGGCGGCCACGAGCGGCCCGTGCCGAGCGATTCCCCCCAGGGCTACCGTCCGGCCCCGCAGAACCCCGGCTACCGGCCGGACGCCTCCCACGAGGGCGAGCCAGGCGGCAGGCGCGGCCCGTTCCCCGGACAGGCGCCAGGGAACCGCGGCGGCGAGCACCCGATGGACCCCGCGGGCCGGGGTTCCCGCCCGCTTCCCGTCGACCCGCGCGGCCCCCGGCCCGCCGACGGCATGCCCCCGCGCGGCCCGATGCCGACCGGTGCGGGCTCGGTCGACGCGATCCTGTCCGGCAGGCAGCCCGCGGGCGACACGGGCAGCCATCCCCGGCCCCGGCCCGACGCGGACATCGGCCAGGCCACCGGCCACTACCCGCCCCCCGGCCAGGACTCGCTGCCCGGAAACCAGTCACGGCCGATGATCCCGCGGCAGCTCCCGCCCGGGCAGTCGTCGATGCCGCCGCGGCCCGATGTCGCCGAAGCGCCGAAGCCTTCCGCTCCCGCCGTGCCGCCCGAAGAGCTCATCGGCATGACGACCGAGATGGAAGCCATCGGTGAGCACACCCAGAAGCGCAGGCGGGTCGACCAGACGCTGGCCCGCTTCTCCAAGGTGCACGACGAACTCAAGGCCGAGGAGCGCGCCCGCAAGTCCAAGTTCAGCAAGCTGAACCCCTGGGCCGCGCAGGACGCCGAACTCGACGAGCACCTCGAGGAACTCGCGATGGTCCCCGGCGAGCCGACCGCGCTGGTCGCGTCGGTAGGGGTCGTCGGGCCTGACGCAACCAACACAGCCGACCCAGGCGAGGCAGGCGACGAGCCGCCCGCGGGCACCCGGTTGCAGGAGAAGAAGGTCCGCAAGCAGACCCAGTCGTCCAAGATCGCGAAGATCGTCGCAGGCGTCATGGCCGCGCTGGTCTTCCTCTCGAGCGCCGTCGGCTGGGGCTTCCAGAAGTGGGCCGACGACAAGATCCCGAACGTCCGCGGCCTCGACCTCAACTCCAAGTCGATCCAGAACCCGGAAGCGCAGCGCGGCGACGAGAACTTCCTGCTCGTCGGCTCCGACTCGCGCGAAGGTGCCGCGGGCGAGGACGGCGTGGGCAGCGCGGACAAGGTCCCCGGCGCGCGCTCCGACACGATGATGATCGCGCACGTGCCCGCCGACCGGTCGCGGGTGGTGATCGTGTCGTTCCCGCGTGATCTGGAGATCAAGCGGCCCGAGTGCGAGCGGTTCGACTCCAAGACGGCCACCTACACCGGCGAACGCGTGCCCGGGCAGAAGATCGCCAAGATGAACACGGCCTACCAGGTCGGTGGGCCGCTGTGCGCCACGAAGGTCGTGCAGGAGATCTCAGGCCTGCGGATCACCCGGTTCGTCGGCATCGACTTCAACGGCTTCAAGGGCATGGTCGACGCGGTCGAGGGCGTGAACGTGTGCGTCGAGAAGCCGATGTACGACACGTTCCTCAAGAAGTGGATCGTCAAGGACGCGGGCAAGGCCGTCGAACTGCGCGGCGATCAGGCACTGGATTTCGTCCGGGCCCGCCACGTGCAGGGCGACATCACCTCCGACTACGGCCGGATCAAGCGCCAGCAGCGGTTCCTCTCGTCCCTGCTGCGCAAGGCCATGTCGAGCCAGGTCCTGCTCGACCCGGGCAAGCTGACGGACTTCGCCACCTCCTTCGCCGAGGCCACCTTCGGCGACAACATCGACATCGAGGCGCTCCTCGGCCTCGGGCAGTCGATGCAGGGCCTTGAGGCGGGCCGGGTCACGTTCGTGACGGTCCCGACCGTGGGTGACGCGAACGAGCGCGGCAACGAGGTGCTCCTGCAGGAGCCGACCAACGCGCTGTTCCGGGCCATCGTCAACGACCAGCCGCTGCCCGGGGAGAAGCCCGCGGGCAGCCAGCCGCCCACTTCCGGCAGCCAGCAGGCGCTGCCGCAGTCCGCGCCGCTGCGCCAGCAGGGGCCCGTCGACCCGAAGACCCTCAAGATCCAGGTCCTCAACGGCGGCAACACCACCGGGCGCATCGCCGCCAAGACCGCGGACAAGCTCACCGCGCTGGGCTACCAGGTCGTCAATGTCAACGCCGGGCCCGCCGTGCCGAAGACCGTGGTGCGCTACGGCAAGGGCAAGGAAGCCGAGGCGAAGACGCTGGCGTCATCGGTCCCGGGTGCGGTCCTCGAGGAGGACGCGGCCTCGGTCGGCGCGATCGTGCTGATCATCGGGCCGGAGTACAAGGGCGAGGTCGTGGCCCCCACCGGGCAGGCCCAGCCCACGCCGGAGAAGCTGCCCGCCAACCTGTCCACGGTGAACGGCGGCGACGTCGCCTGCGCATAG
- a CDS encoding ESX secretion-associated protein EspG, translating to MPRSFSLSLAAVDMLSQLLKTSCRQFPFQIPSFGQLEEDRNRIAKAVFTDLANRGLVRRNQLDPDLEAALVVTGDYDVGIGMMGTVEKDRPVRARASAAGTTAVLAVQEGQTIRFELISPAGLARSLVGLLPGMAAGPGQSVQVVEAPPQPKSDDGFVQQVRAPRSTSEAQLRMAAAMLERPRTGFGMFTVTTRGRRGRQADAGTVSWIDTDAGRYLSLSRPSPDGGIRATYSPADSVRLTQQLGELIESVAPRP from the coding sequence ATGCCTAGGTCGTTCTCACTGTCGCTCGCGGCGGTGGACATGTTGTCGCAGCTTCTGAAGACCAGCTGCAGGCAGTTTCCGTTCCAGATCCCGAGTTTCGGGCAGCTTGAGGAAGACCGCAATCGCATCGCGAAGGCGGTCTTCACCGACCTGGCCAACCGGGGTCTGGTGCGGCGCAACCAGCTCGATCCCGACCTCGAGGCGGCGCTGGTCGTCACCGGTGATTACGACGTCGGCATCGGCATGATGGGCACCGTCGAGAAGGACCGGCCGGTGCGCGCCCGCGCGTCCGCGGCTGGGACGACGGCGGTGCTGGCCGTGCAAGAGGGGCAGACGATCCGGTTCGAGCTGATCAGCCCGGCCGGGCTCGCCCGGTCGCTGGTGGGCCTGCTGCCGGGCATGGCGGCCGGGCCGGGACAGTCCGTGCAGGTCGTCGAGGCCCCGCCGCAGCCGAAGTCCGACGACGGGTTCGTCCAGCAGGTGCGGGCGCCCCGGTCGACGTCGGAGGCCCAGCTGCGGATGGCGGCGGCCATGCTTGAGCGGCCACGCACCGGGTTCGGGATGTTCACCGTCACCACGCGCGGCAGGCGTGGGCGGCAGGCCGACGCGGGCACCGTCAGCTGGATCGACACCGACGCCGGGCGCTACCTGTCGCTGTCGCGGCCCAGCCCCGATGGCGGGATCCGTGCGACGTACTCGCCCGCGGACAGCGTTCGGCTGACCCAGCAGCTCGGTGAGCTGATCGAGTCGGTGGCGCCGCGGCCGTGA